The following coding sequences are from one Oceanimonas doudoroffii window:
- the tdh gene encoding L-threonine 3-dehydrogenase yields MKALAKLKAEPGIWMTEVAEPELGHNDLLIKIRKTAICGTDIHIYNWDDWSQKTIPVPMVVGHEYVGEVVAIGQEVRGFAIGDRVSGEGHITCGHCRNCRGGRTHLCRNTVGVGVNREGAFAEYLVIPAYNAFKLPDEISDDLASIFDPFGNAVHTALSFDLVGEDVLITGAGPIGIMAAAVARHVGARHVVITDVNEYRLDLARSMGVTRAVNVATDNLSDVMAELGMTEGFDVGLEMSGVPAAFQDMLAKMNHGGKIAMLGIPPSDMAIDWNQVIFKGLVLKGIYGREMFETWYKMASLIQSGLDLSPIITHHFKVDDFQQGFDTMRSGQSGKVILDWQ; encoded by the coding sequence ATGAAAGCACTGGCAAAACTCAAGGCCGAACCGGGCATTTGGATGACCGAGGTGGCCGAACCGGAACTGGGTCACAACGATCTGCTGATCAAAATCCGTAAAACCGCCATCTGCGGCACCGACATTCATATCTACAACTGGGATGACTGGTCGCAAAAGACCATTCCGGTGCCCATGGTGGTGGGCCACGAATACGTGGGAGAGGTGGTAGCCATCGGTCAGGAAGTGCGCGGCTTTGCCATCGGCGACCGGGTTTCCGGCGAGGGTCACATCACCTGTGGCCATTGCCGCAACTGCCGTGGCGGCCGTACCCACCTGTGCCGTAACACCGTGGGCGTGGGCGTGAACCGGGAAGGGGCCTTTGCCGAATATCTGGTGATTCCGGCCTATAACGCCTTCAAATTGCCCGATGAAATCTCCGACGATCTGGCGTCCATCTTCGACCCCTTTGGCAACGCCGTGCACACCGCGCTGTCGTTCGATCTGGTGGGCGAAGACGTGCTGATCACCGGCGCCGGCCCCATCGGCATCATGGCCGCCGCCGTGGCCCGCCATGTGGGCGCGCGCCACGTGGTGATCACCGACGTTAACGAATATCGCCTCGATCTGGCCCGCAGCATGGGCGTGACCCGGGCGGTCAACGTGGCCACCGACAACCTGAGTGATGTTATGGCCGAGCTGGGCATGACCGAGGGCTTTGACGTGGGCCTGGAAATGTCCGGCGTGCCGGCGGCGTTTCAGGACATGCTGGCCAAGATGAACCACGGCGGCAAAATCGCCATGCTCGGAATTCCCCCGTCCGACATGGCCATTGACTGGAACCAGGTGATCTTCAAGGGGCTGGTGCTCAAGGGCATTTACGGCCGGGAAATGTTTGAAACCTGGTACAAGATGGCCAGCCTGATCCAGTCCGGCCTGGATCTGAGCCCCATCATCACCCACCACTTCAAGGTGGACGACTTCCAGCAGGGCTTTGACACCATGCGCTCCGGCCAGTCCGGCAAGGTGATCCTCGACTGGCAGTAA